DNA from Chitinophaga pendula:
TAAGGTATATTACCCAGGAACACATCCTGTACAATCGTCTGGAAATCCACATGCTCCTCATCGTTACAGCTGAGGCGCAGTTTCGCCTTCAACGGTACAGAATAGGTAAGCCCACGTTCAATACACTCTTCGATTGTGTAACGCGGAGGGTCTACAAAGTAGTCCAGAAATTCCAGATTGAAGATATTTCGCGTATCAGTAATCGGGAAGTTCTCTTTAAATACTTTAAAAAGGCCTTCGTTGTTCCGCTTGTCTGGTGTGGTTTCTAATTGGAAGAAATCCTTGAAAGATTGAATTTGGATAGCCAACAGATCCGGTGTCTCAGTAACTTGTTTGATCTTTCCAAAATTTACTCTTTCGTTTGTTTGGGCTTTTTTTAGAGACATATTCGAAGTTAGCAGTTATAATAACTTATGAATAGGGGAAATTAAGACTTCTTTACCATTTACACCCCGTTTTTAGTGCCATCCTGTCGCGCCAAGCCACCCTGTTCAGATGATTTCCCCATTTTTGACGCCTTGAAAAGACACTATCCCAAAGGGAATAAGGCCAAAAGTGCCGGGCACTTTTGACCTATAAAAGATGTATACTAAGCAAAGAATTACTGAATTTCAACGTCAGCTCCAGCTTCAGTCAGCTTAGCCTTCAGATCTTCTGCTTCAGCTTTGCTTACGCCTTCTTTAACAGCTTTAGGAGCACCGTCTACCAGTTCCTTCGCTTCTTTCAGACCTAAACCAGTCAGATCTTTTACAACCTTAACTACGTTCAGTTTGCTAGCGCCTGCAGATTTCAGGATAACGTTAAAGGCAGTTTTTTCCTCAACTGCTGCGCCACCACCGTCGCCACCAGCTGCTACTACTACCGCTGCTGCTGCTGGTTCGATGCCGTACTCATTCTTCAGTACGTCAGCCAGTTCTTGTACTTCCTTAACAGTTAAGCCTACTAATTGTTCAGCTAATGCTTTTACGTCTGCCATTGTATAATGTTTTAAGATAATGTTTGTAAAGTTGTTAATTATATTGTGACTTGGAAGCCATATTCTTGGGCCATCGCTCCCTCTCCGGAAGCTACCAGGCCGGGTAAATTACTCAGCAGGAGCTGCCTCAACAGCTGCACCACCTTCTTCTTCTTTCTTAGCTTTCTCCAACAACGCAGCAATAACGCGTTTGGCAGGAGATTGCAACAGACCGATAACTTCGCCAATGAGCTCGTTCTTGGTCTTGATCTTCGTCAGGTTCACCAGTTGCTCGTCGCCGCTGTAGATCTCGTCAGCCACAAATGCAGCTTTCAGCACAGGTTTCTCCAGTTTCGCATTCTCCTTACGGAAAGTAGAAATGATCACTGCAGGCTCCTTAGGACTGTCAGAGAACATCAGCGCAGTAACACCATGCAACGCATCGTAGATACCAGCGTATTTCTCGTTATCCAGAGACTCCAGTGCCTTGCGGATCAAAGTGTTCTTAGCCACTTTCATCTCCACATTCTTATCGAAACACACCCGGCGCAAATGGTTGATCTGCGCTACAGACAATGACTCTGTATTGGTGATATAGAAGTTGTTATATTGTGTGAACTTGCTTTTCAGCAGTTCAATCACTTCATTTTTTTGATCTTTGTTCATAGCTTTTGCTTTTGGTATTGATGCTGCCTGTAAATCACCCTCTCCATTCGGAACCGATGCCTACACAATGGACCGTATCAATTAGTTTTGAACAGATTTAGTGTCTACAACGATACCAGGGCTCATAGTGCTCGCCATGGATAAACCTCTCAGGTAAATGCCCTTTGCAGTAGCAGGCTTCAGCTTAATGATCGCATTGATCAGCTCCTGGGAGTTCTGCTCCAGTTTCTCAGGCGCAAAAGATATACGCCCGATAGAAGCGTGAATAATACCAGCCTTGTCTACTTTAAAGGTGATCTTACCGCCTTTTACCTCGTTCACAGCAGCTGCTACATCGTTAGTAACAGTACCGGTCTTAGGGTTAGGCATCAGGTTACGGGGACCCAGGATCTTACCGAGCTTACCAATCTTAGGCATCACTGCCGGAGTAGCTACGATCACATCCACATCAGTCCAGCCACCTTCGATCTTCTGGATAAACTCATCCAAACCTACAAAGTCAGCACCCGCGTTCTTAGCATCGTTCTCTTTCTCAGGCGTACAAAGCACCAGTACGCGCTTTGTCTTACCAGTACCGTGGGGAAGCGTTACAGAACCACGGATAGCTTGGTCAGCCTTCTTGGGATCTACGCCCAAACGGATATGCAAATCGACAGAACTGTCGAATTTAGTGCAATTGATATCTTTAACAAGCGCAGAAGCTTCTTTCAGGGTGTACACTTTATTCTTGTCCACCTTTGCTTCAGCCGCTTTTCTGTTCTTAGTTGCCATTAGTCAGTTTTTTAAAAGTTTACCTGCTTGCAGGGTGACAATTAGTTTTCCCAGGGAGCTTTACCCTCTACAGTGATACCCATGCTGCGAGCTGTACCAGCTACCATTCTCATAGCGCTATCCAGCTTGAAACAGTTCAGGTCAGGCATCTTGTCTTTAGCAATTGCCTCCACCTGTTCCCAGGTCACTTTACC
Protein-coding regions in this window:
- the rplA gene encoding 50S ribosomal protein L1, whose protein sequence is MATKNRKAAEAKVDKNKVYTLKEASALVKDINCTKFDSSVDLHIRLGVDPKKADQAIRGSVTLPHGTGKTKRVLVLCTPEKENDAKNAGADFVGLDEFIQKIEGGWTDVDVIVATPAVMPKIGKLGKILGPRNLMPNPKTGTVTNDVAAAVNEVKGGKITFKVDKAGIIHASIGRISFAPEKLEQNSQELINAIIKLKPATAKGIYLRGLSMASTMSPGIVVDTKSVQN
- the rplJ gene encoding 50S ribosomal protein L10, yielding MNKDQKNEVIELLKSKFTQYNNFYITNTESLSVAQINHLRRVCFDKNVEMKVAKNTLIRKALESLDNEKYAGIYDALHGVTALMFSDSPKEPAVIISTFRKENAKLEKPVLKAAFVADEIYSGDEQLVNLTKIKTKNELIGEVIGLLQSPAKRVIAALLEKAKKEEEGGAAVEAAPAE
- the rplL gene encoding 50S ribosomal protein L7/L12 codes for the protein MADVKALAEQLVGLTVKEVQELADVLKNEYGIEPAAAAVVVAAGGDGGGAAVEEKTAFNVILKSAGASKLNVVKVVKDLTGLGLKEAKELVDGAPKAVKEGVSKAEAEDLKAKLTEAGADVEIQ